The Rhododendron vialii isolate Sample 1 chromosome 5a, ASM3025357v1 genome contains a region encoding:
- the LOC131327595 gene encoding uncharacterized protein LOC131327595 → MLLSAVYSAFVVHFAVYCPLVRVSLLLIMVYSRFEDSYKQQHHPVILFTFSAVLLQEMVKPKKSNKDLGSSKTRGPILRKRIQKQKQQKQVAKRTAVKKQKKKVKKNVKKEVKPKPKQIQYGSSFQSFVKLLKDIKFTTLQKEKIRKMPFIDLIFAVVDESLTEAYLRKSDLHALSLIIR, encoded by the exons ATGTTGTTATCTGCTGTATATTCTGCGTTTGTAGTCCATTTTGCAGTCTATTG TCCattggttagggtttctttgctACTGATTATGGTTTATTCAAG ATTTGAAGATTCTTACAAACAACAACATCATCCGGttattttgttcacattttCTGCTGTTTTGTTACAGGAAATGGTGAAACCAAAGAAGTCTAATAAAGATTTG GGTAGTTCAAAGACGCGTGGTCCTATTCTACGGAAGCGTATTCAGAAACAGAAACAACAGAAGCAAGTGGCAAAAAGGACAGCAgtgaagaaacaaaagaaaaaggtgaAGAAAAATGTCAAGAAAGAGGTTAAACCTAAGCCTAAACAAATTCAGTACGG GTcgagttttcaaagttttgtgAAACTCTTGAAGGACATAAAGTTCACAACGCTCCAGAaagagaagataagaaaaatgCCATTTATTGATCTTATATTTGCTGTGGTTGATGAGAGCTTGACTGAGGCATACCTGAGGAAAAGCGACCTGCATGCTCTTTCGCTGATAATACGATAA